The Theileria annulata chromosome 3, complete sequence, *** SEQUENCING IN PROGRESS *** genome has a segment encoding these proteins:
- a CDS encoding ribosome biogenesis protein (BMS1 homologue), putative (Tap-140g05.q1c.C.cand.19 - score = 170.27), whose protein sequence is MDALVLDPPKKKHKKKNVKKKQTKTASEKISKQNTKAFTFSGGRRSVHRRFQHASEVEEKRLRRPRVYKVPEVPPPLVVVVQGPKNVGKSTMITSLVKQYSKRNITNINGPITLVSSKSRRITLIECGNSMIDMIDCCKIADIAILMVDGSYGYEMETLEFVNMMQVHGFPRVIGVLTHLDSFKDNKTMRKTKKILKKRFWSELYDGAKMFYFTGIQHDRYKKNEVLNLARYISSQKPPSINWRLSHPYTLSLRHEVIENKDDLCKVYFYGYVYGGKLNTTNGIHIPGAGDFTISSITNIQDPCEIQSKDRTLKDKNRNIYAPYCDVGSVMLDDDAMYIQMFKTKEHFTEMPNEDTSQVSEAVRMVRTLQKIDDSKPNQSELTVLNGYTVDDGVESEGSLNNYESDYENEKLSTNGDDDSDYDSSYSSEDESNTEDDVSETSDTPNLDEIKIYDEISQRVYFGESRSENLHLKDFSKVSNKDLDESWDTEKLRLLRESKFLNLADNSDQEDPEDDQEQFENDPESEKFKKIQEEEQKKLYQETLDLDHTGNVGKFVKICVTRIPLEFLQNVNTKSRPLILGSLQHSEQGCGFIQLKIKRHRWSPKILKTNDPLLFSVGWRRFQSIPIYCMEDRNQTRVKMLKYTPSHSYCLANIYGPLSPPNFGVLAVKNWDRISNYRISATGTIVGTDQNYKIVKKLNLVGLTNVYIIQEGEAYKIMKNTCFIKNMFNSELEVIKCIGSKIQTSSGIRGQIKKPIEKNGAFRATFEDKILLSDIVLLKSWVNVETKRFYNLILDSDGFRRVKSLSELKKEEFIKPDSKYQRKDLLRRPIRRFNEIKIPKKVIEKLSFSSKPKVIEHLKDDITITVDPSEHEKRISRTLQKLHTVRKDRLEKRLESIKQYKIKKDLDEGRIQEARKTKLKEIKRAKYAKQTKKEKIKRSKLLLD, encoded by the exons ATGGATGCCCTGGTGTTAGATCCGCCAAAAAAGAAACACAAAAAGAAAAATGTTAAGAAAAAACAGACCAAAACCGCTTCAGAAAAGATCTCGAAGCAAAACACAAAGGCTTTCACATTCAGCGGAGGAAGGAGGTCAGTTCACAGGAGATTTCAACACGCAAGTGAAGTTGAAGAAAAGCGACTGAGAAGGCCAAGAGTGTATAAAGTGCCTGAGGTTCCACCACCACTAGTAGTAGTTGTTCAAGGACCTAAAAACGTGGGAAAAAGCACTATGATAACTTCCCTAGTGAAGCAGTATTCCAAAAGAAACATCACTAATATCAATGGTCCAATAACATTGGTATCCTCAAAATCCCGAAGGATAACTCTTATTGAGTGCGGAAACTCAATGATTGATATGATAGATTGTTGTAAAATAGCTGATATCGCAATTCTTATGGTGGATGGCTCATACGG GTACGAAATGGAGACTTTAGAGTTCGTGAATATGATGCAAGTTCACGGATTTCCCAGAGTTATAGGTGTGCTAACACATCTAGACTCATTTAAAGACAATAAAACAATGAGGAAAACAAAGAAAATATTGAAGAAGCGTTTCTGGTCAGAGTTATACGACGGCGCAAAGATGTTTTATTTCACTGGAATTCAGCACGATCGGTACAAAAAAAATGAAGTTTTAAACCTGGCAAGATACATTTCCTCCCAGAAACCACCTAGTATAAACTGGAGGCTCTCGCATCCATATACACTAAGTCTTCGCCATGAAGTCATAGAGAACAAAGATGATTTATGTAAAGTATATTTCTATGGATATGTTTATGGAGGAAAACTTAATACTACAAACGGAATTCACATACCAGGTGCTGGGGATTTTACCATCAGTTCAATCACTAATATACAGGACCCATGCGAAATACAGTCCAA GGACCGAACTTTGAAGGACAAGAACAGAAATATCTACGCTCCTTACTGTGACGTTGGTTCGGTGATGCTGGATGATGACGCCATGTACATTCAAATGTTTAAAACCAAAGAGCACTTTACGGAGATGCCCAATGAAGACACTTCTCAAGTCTCTGAAGCAGTTCGAATGGTAAGAACTTTACAAAAAATCGATGACTCGAAACCCAACCAATCTGAGTTAACTGTTTTAAACGGGTATACTGTTGACGATGGAGTTGAATCTGAAGGATCtttgaataattatgaatcagattatgaaaatgaaaagtTATCAACTAATGGTGATGATGATTCAGATTACGACTCTAGCTACTCATCTGAAGACGAGTCAAATACTGAAGATGATGTATCTGAAACATCTGATACACCAAATCTAGATGAAATAAAGATATACGATGAGATTAGTCAACGTGTTTACTTCGGGGAAAGTAGGAGCGAGAACTTACATTTGAAGGACTTTTCAAAGGTTTCAAACAAAGATTTAGATGAAAGTTGGGACACTGAAAAGCTAAGATTGCTCAGGGAGTCCAAGTTTCTAAACCTAGCTGATAATTCTGATCAAGAAGACCCAGAAGACGACCAAGAGcaatttgaaaatgacCCAGAAAGTGAAAAGTTTAAGAAAATTCAAGAAGAAGAacaaaaaaaattataccAAGAGACTTTGGATCTTGATCACACCGGTAATGTGGGTAAATTTGTCAAGATATGCGTCACCAGAATCCCCTTGGAATTCCTGCAAAACGTGAACACGAAGTCCAGGCCCCTAATTTTGGGCTCATTACAACATTCGGAACAGGGCTGCGGGTTCATTCAGCTAAAGATTAAGAGACACAG ATGGTCTCCcaagattttaaaaaccAATGATCCTTTGCTTTTTTCAGTAGGTTGGAGACGTTTTCAATCTATACCAATATACTGTATGGAGGATCGTAATCAGACTAG GGTAAAAATGCTCAAATATACGCCTTCCCATTCATACTGTTTGGCTAACATTTATGGACCATTATCACCCCCAAATTTTG GAGTGTTGGCCGTTAAAAATTGGGATCGGATTTCTAATTACAGAATATCTGCTACCGGAACAATAGTGGGCACTGATCAAAACTACAAGATAGTTAAGAAGCTTAATTTGGTAGGTTTAACAAACGTTTACATTATACAGGAGGGAGAAGCTTACAagattatgaaaaataCTTGCTTCATCAAGAATATGTTCAATTCTGAGCTGGAAGTCATAAAATGTATCGGTTCAAAGATACAGACCTCATCTGGAATAAGGGGTCAAATCAAAAAGCCAATCGAGAAAAATGGCGCCTTTAGAGCCACTTTTGAGGATAAGATTTTATTATCGGACATTGTGCTATTAAAATCATGGGTTAACGTTGAGACTAAACGGTTTTACAACCTGATCCTAGATTCCGATGGATTTAGAAGAGTAAAGTCACTATCCGAGCTTAAGAAAGAAGAATTCATCAAGCCTGATTCAAAGTATCAAAGGAAAGACCTTCTTAGGAGACCAATACGACGTTTTAATGAGATTAAGATACCGAAGAAAGTAATTGAAAAGTTATCATTTTCATCTAAACCAAAG GTCATTGAACATCTTAAAGATGATATTACTATTACAGTTGACCCATCTGAACATGAAAAGAGGATATCCAGAACTTTGCAGAAACTACACACTGTAAGGAAGGATAGGTTGGAAAAGCGCCTAGAATCGATTAAACAGTACAAGATCAAAAAGGACCTAGATGAAGGGAGGATCCAAGAGGCCAggaaaacaaaattaaaggAAATTAAAAGGGCTAAGTATGCGAAGCAAACCAAGAAGGAAAAGATTAAACGCTCGAAACTGCTATTAGactga
- a CDS encoding hexose transporter (HT1 homologue), putative (note;~Tap-140g05.q1c.cand.2 - score = 18.79;~SMART pfam:sugar_tr (PF00083) at aa 12-472, E()=4.60e-62;~12 probable transmembrane helices predicted for TA02485 by TMHMM2.0 at aa 7-29, 58-80, 92-114, 119-138, 145-167, 193-215, 278-300, 315-337, 344-362, 377-399, 412-434 and 438-460;~Signal peptide predicted for TA02485 by SignalP 2.0 HMM (Signal peptide probability 0.974, signal anchor probability 0.022) with cleavage site probability 0.648 between residues 28 and 29) — MKVKASIPLIAGASIGALGALCFGLTSAALNTTKEFAIVDMEWCKGETYIFDCPKSQLFAGLSNGSTFLGAAFGSLLIGLSGKIGRRVTLMVINWFFVVGSVLSASSVHFAMLFLGRLISGFGIGLAAVIPVFLVEICHPKQRKYFAVIYQLFITFGLLISAGWQLAHGRVVTNLVGSQEFKLTTWDRFVWRSTQFLPVVCCVAALILIHFVVPFDTPYELISKGKTEEAREVIEKLHGKEEVDEVYDEFDRDQEVAKSTPSIPLLIALGNPKYRKVIIHAFVLAAVQQLVGVTILTSNVTKIFLKVMGRNYNSTLASSSILLVNFVATIILTFIIGKFGRKTFLVWGIGFSTFFMALPSFSKPIGKEASWVPVVSSIGSFGFIIGFAFGLGGIMWVYLSEVFATEYRDGALSVAVFINWLCASLTLIASEFLISYSEVLVSTILFAFSLFGFIYVIVFIKETKGVAIGKAYD; from the coding sequence atgaaggTTAAAGCATCCATACCTTTGATTGCAGGGGCAAGCATTGGAGCTCTTGGAGCTTTATGTTTTGGGCTTACCTCCGCAGCCCTCAATACTACTAAGGAATTTGCTATTGTAGATATGGAATGGTGTAAAGGAGAGACATATATTTTTGATTGTCCCAAATCTCAATTGTTTGCTGGTCTTTCCAATGGTTCTACTTTTCTTGGAGCAGCTTTTGGTTCACTTCTGATTGGACTGTCCGGAAAGATCGGAAGGAGAGTTACATTGATGGTCATTAATTGGTTTTTCGTTGTAGGATCTGTATTATCAGCTTCATCTGTTCATTTTGCTATGTTGTTTCTAGGTCGTTTGATTTCTGGTTTTGGAATTGGTTTGGCGGCTGTCATACCAGTTTTTTTGGTTGAGATATGTCACCCTAAGCAAAGAAAATACTTTGCAGTAATATATCAATTGTTCATTACATTTGGTTTACTCATTTCAGCAGGATGGCAATTAGCCCATGGTCGTGTAGTAACAAACCTGGTAGGGAGCCAAGAGTTTAAACTTACTACATGGGATAGATTTGTATGGCGTAGTACACAATTCTTACCAGTTGTATGTTGCGTAGCTGCATTGATTCTAATTCATTTTGTTGTTCCATTTGATACACCATATGAATTGATTTCAAAGGGCAAAACAGAAGAAGCTCGTGAAGTTATAGAAAAGCTTCATGGAAAGGAAGAAGTTGATGAAGTATATGATGAATTCGATAGAGATCAAGAAGTTGCTAAATCAACCCCAAGCATACCACTATTAATAGCTTTGGGAAATCCCAAATACAGGAAGGTGATAATACATGCATTTGTTTTGGCTGCAGTACAACAATTGGTAGGTGTAACCATCCTTACCTCAAATGTCACAAAAATTTTCCTTAAAGTAATGGGTCGAAATTACAACTCAACGTTAGCTTCATCTTCTATTCTTTTGGTTAACTTTGTTGCGACTATCATTCTCACCTTCATTATTGGTAAATTTGGGAGGAAAACCTTTCTGGTTTGGGGTATAGGGTTTTCTACATTTTTTATGGCCCTACCATCTTTTAGTAAACCAATTGGAAAAGAGGCATCTTGGGTGCCTGTTGTATCTTCAATAGGTTCCTTTGGTTTTATTATTGGATTTGCATTCGGTTTGGGAGGTATTATGTGGGTTTATTTATCGGAGGTATTTGCAACTGAATACAGGGATGGAGCTTTAAGTGTTGCAGTCTTCATTAATTGGCTATGTGCTTCACTCACTTTGATTGCTTCAGAATTTTTGATTTCCTACTCTGAGGTTCTTGTAAGTACTATCCTCTTCGCCTTCTCACTCTTCGGTTTCATTTATGTGATAGTGTTCATCAAAGAAACAAAGGGTGTTGCGATCGGAAAAGCATATGACTAA
- a CDS encoding hexose transporter (HT1 homologue), putative (note;~Tap-140g05.q1c.cand.1 - score = 21.12;~SMART pfam:sugar_tr (PF00083) at aa 12-472, E()=1.10e-59;~12 probable transmembrane helices predicted for TA02480 by TMHMM2.0 at aa 13-32, 58-80, 92-114, 119-138, 145-167, 193-215, 278-300, 315-337, 344-362, 377-399, 412-434 and 438-460;~Signal peptide predicted for TA02480 by SignalP 2.0 HMM (Signal peptide probability 0.831, signal anchor probability 0.147) with cleavage site probability 0.375 between residues 28 and 29), whose translation MKIKASKSLICEATIGALGALCFGLTCAALNTTKEFAIVDMEWCKGETDIFDCPKSQLFAGLSNGSTFLGAAFGSLLIGLSGKIGRRVTLMVINWFFVVGSVLSASSVHFAMLFLGRLISGFGIGLAGIIPVFLVEICHPKQRKYFAVIYQLFITFGLLISAGWQLAHGRVVTNCVGTDQFKLTTWDRFVWRSTQFLPVVCCVAALILIHFVVPFDTPYELISKGKTEEAREVIEKLHGKEEVDEVYDEFDRDQEIAKSTPSIPLLSALKNPKYRKVIIHAFVLAAIQQLVGITILTSNVTKIFIKVMGRTYNSTLASSSMFLVNFVATVVLTFVIGKFGRKTFLVWGMGFSTFFMALSSFSKPIGKEASWVPVVSSIGSFGFIIGFAFGLGGIVWVYLSEVFASEYRDGALSVAVFINWLCASLTLIASEFLISYSEVLVSIILFVFSLFGLVYVIVFIKETKGVPIGKAYD comes from the coding sequence atgaagattAAAGCTTCCAAATCGTTGATTTGTGAGGCAACAATTGGAGCTCTTGGAGCTTTATGTTTTGGACTGACATGTGCCGCCCTCAATACTACTAAGGAATTTGCTATTGTAGATATGGAATGGTGTAAAGGAGAGACAGATATTTTTGACTGTCCCAAATCTCAATTGTTTGCTGGTCTTTCCAATGGTTCAACTTTTCTTGGAGCAGCTTTTGGTTCACTTCTGATTGGACTGTCCGGAAAAATCGGAAGGAGAGTTACATTGATGGTCATTAATTGGTTTTTCGTTGTAGGATCTGTATTATCAGCTTCATCTGTTCATTTTGCTATGTTGTTTCTAGGTCGTTTAATTTCTGGTTTTGGAATTGGTTTGGCAGGAATAATACCAGTTTTTTTGGTTGAGATATGTCACCCTAAGCAAAGAAAATACTTTGCAGTAATATATCAATTGTTCATTACATTTGGTTTACTCATTTCAGCAGGATGGCAATTAGCCCATGGTCGTGTAGTAACCAACTGCGTGGGAACAGACCAGTTTAAACTTACTACATGGGATAGATTTGTATGGCGTAGTACACAATTCTTACCAGTTGTATGTTGCGTAGCTGCATTGATTCTAATTCACTTTGTTGTTCCATTTGATACACCATATGAATTGATTTCAAAGGGCAAAACAGAAGAAGCTCGTGAAGTTATAGAAAAGCTTCATGGAAAGGAAGAAGTTGATGAAGTATATGATGAATTCGATAGAGATCAAGAAATTGCTAAATCAACCCCAAGCATACCACTATTGAGCGCACTCAAAAATCCCAAATACAGGAAGGTCATAATTCACGCATTTGTTTTGGCCGCTATCCAACAATTGGTTGGTATCACAATTTTAACTTCGAACGTTACTAAGATATTCATCAAGGTCATGGGTAGAACCTACAACTCAACATTAGCCTCATCCTCCATGTTCTTGGTTAACTTTGTGGCAACTGTAGTTCTCACTTTCGTTATTGGTAAATTTGGTAGAAAAACATTCCTTGTTTGGGGTATGGGTTTTTCGACCTTTTTCATGGCTCTATCATCTTTCAGTAAACCAATTGGAAAAGAAGCATCTTGGGTACCAGTTGTATCTTCAATTGGTTCTTTTGGTTTTATTATTGGATTTGCATTCGGTTTGGGAGGTATTGTGTGGGTCTATTTATCTGAGGTATTTGCATCTGAATATAGAGATGGAGCTTTGAGTGTTGCAGTCTTCATTAACTGGCTGTGTGCTTCACTTACCTTGATTGCTTCAGAATTTTTGATTTCCTACTCTGAAGTTCTTGTCAGTATAATTCTTTTTGTGTTTTCACTATTCGGTTTGGTTTATGTAATAGTGTTCATCAAAGAAACCAAGGGCGTTCCGATTGGAAAAGCATATGATTAA
- a CDS encoding uncharacterized protein (Tap-24g11.q1c.cand.1 - score = 15.00;~6 probable transmembrane helices predicted for TA03170 by TMHMM2.0 at aa 80-102, 117-137, 144-166, 202-224, 330-352 and 362-379), which translates to MHSDSSKIRKIYKAKTPHGDISEEERKSIHSQHSLVFLLLGMSLYPNTDTSLIAQKLFSCENFTNDINLAHNVSLTIISVLLFLFGSYHIYIFIGSIWASLLCHICHILTGFYGRTVHARNTFIAIFFFMGIFRSSLSFTCKFLLYHIILGPHIISKLFLFSAYLIFNNSRSAFSLCMGIFQAFLNNVTRAKTLNQLRLNLVIIHSLQAFITLVAAVWSTILFVNYKDKAHDKNDNFEMNKIIEKFQNFKYLKYYYPRFVLFHICSVKYLFHPGSIPFLLELPIPVKLRGSIVYTFGEFLGRNSSIFLDETVITKPGDSIDDSFFVIRDIPLFFLIFAIIALNVSILYSTFTAKIAISRSPSFVLTSLIISGFSYGYLISKATLGSKAILDHYSKKQSEIPRQSKVVSEVVNFTYYCSLFVPYTVSKLIQKRLRKSRVSRDYILTRNYGNLSFDDVSLLLTLLNK; encoded by the coding sequence ATGCACTCTGATTCTTCCAAAATTAGGAAGATTTATAAAGCCAAAACTCCTCACGGAGATATTTCTGAAGAAGAAAGAAAATCAATTCACTCACAACACAGTTTGGTATTTCTTTTATTAGGGATGTCCCTATATCCTAATACAGATACCAGCCTAATTGCTCAAAAGCTATTTTCATGTGAAAATTTCACTAATGACATTAATCTTGCGCACAATGTATCCTTGACAATTATCagtgttttattatttttgtttgGAAGTTACCACATTTATATCTTTATCGGTTCCATTTGGGCATCCCTATTATGCCATATATGTCATATCTTAACAGGTTTTTACGGTAGAACTGTTCATGCACGTAACACCTTCATAGcaatttttttctttatgGGAATATTTAGGTCTTCATTATCCTTCACTTGTaagtttttattatatcatatCATTTTAGGCCCTCATATTATTTCCAAactttttttattttctgcttatctcatttttaataattcacGTTCAGCCTTTTCACTTTGTATGGGTATATTTCAGgcatttttaaataatgtgaCCCGAGCTAAGACTCTCAACCAACTAAGGTTAAATTTGGTTATTATTCATTCTTTACAAGCCTTTATCACTTTAGTTGCCGCCGTTTGGTCTACCATTTTGTTTGTGAATTACAAGGACAAAGCAcatgataaaaatgataactttgaaatgaataaaattattgaaaaatttcaaaattttaaatatttaaagtatTACTATCCAAGGTTTGTCTTGTTTCACATTTGTTCAGTAAAATACCTTTTCCACCCCGGTTCAATCCCATTTTTGCTGGAGCTTCCTATTCCTGTTAAACTGAGAGGATCAATTGTCTATACATTTGGCGAGTTTTTGGGTAGAAATTCATCCATATTTCTAGATGAAACTGTTATAACCAAACCAGGTGATTCAATCGACGATTCATTTTTTGTTATCAGAGACATTCCCTTGTTTTTTTTGATATTTGCCATTATAGCTCTGAATGTATCCATATTGTACTCTACATTCACTGCCAAAATAGCAATTAGCAGAAGCCCTTCATTCGTTTTGACTTCACTAATTATTTCAGGTTTTAGTTACGGTTATCTTATATCAAAAGCAACACTGGGCTCTAAAGCAATTCTTGATCATTATTCAAAAAAACAATCAGAAATTCCTCGACAATCAAAGGTTGTATCTGAAgttgttaattttacttACTACTGTTCCTTATTTGTTCCTTACACAGTTTCAAAACTTATTCAAAAAAGATTAAGGAAAAGTAGAGTTTCTCGAGACTACATCCTGACTAGGAACTATGGTAACTTATCATTTGATGATGTCTCACTTTTACTTACATTGTTGAACAAGTAA
- a CDS encoding cysteinyl-tRNA synthetase, putative (note;~Tap-24g11.q1c.C.cand.235 - score = 58.41;~Apicoplast targetting peptide predicted by the PlasmoAP tool;~Signal peptide predicted for TA03175 by SignalP 2.0 HMM (Signal peptide probability 0.982, signal anchor probability 0.000) with cleavage site probability 0.529 between residues 19 and 20), protein MFFSALLLCIFNVMLYLRGINTFKLINRALIKDSIHFNNYLDFKRMASESDLRKWEIPSKKDKFLTGLYVKNSLNPSSKVEFVPEEGRKVRWYTCGPTVYDAAHMGHARTYIACDTIRSILENYLNYDLFFVENITDVEDKIIQRALNEGKPFTEVTSHWEKEFWNDMLSLGVSLPDCITRVSDYMTEIVDFIKKILDNGYAYVSDGSVYFDIESFRNSGKHVYAKLEPTSFNDLNRILDAEGTLGEVSLNKKSKSDFALWKKSKVNEPSWESPWGRGRPGWHIECSAMSTCIFGKEVFDIHSGGIDLRFPHHDNEIAQSEAYFDTNRWANYFLHFGHLHIHGLKMSKSLKNFITVKEMLSKYNKRQIRLLFLNSRYDSTLNFNSGPDGMDEPIAIDETFFNFFSTLNSKLSNLSLDQKWSEDDLNLNNEFEKLKSNVHAAFLDNFDTPKVLSNLCKFISTVNTFMFDPKNQIKYTQALLFKQYLYRILGVLKLVEPGCEYGVENKSGSSENEKSLLNELVDLRQKTRAFAQATLKNKVDSETTKELLKQCDRLRDQTLPNLGIILEDCDDGSSVVKYKSLKDQQLEKARKELKKEQRLQDENERLQRLSIPPEEFIHKTYPNKFGKLDENHLPLEYSDGTPISKSERKSIEKVFYIDYILFRLWKNTRGNTIKGWRHNLMQYTNLINLGIYYI, encoded by the exons ATGTTCTTTTCAGCTTTACTCCtgtgtatatttaatgttatGCTTTATTTAAGGGGTATTAATACTTTTAAACTTATTAATAGAGCTTTAATCAAGGATTCTATACATTTCAACAATTACTTGGATTTTAAACGCATGGCATCGGAATCTGATCTCAGAAAATGGGAAATCCCTTCCaaaaaagataaattttTGACAGGATTAtatgttaaaaattcattaaacCCTTCCTCTAAGGTGGAATTCGTCCCAGAG GAAGGAAGAAAGGTTAGATGGTACACCTGCGGCCCAACGGTTTATGACGCAGCTCATATGGGACATGCAAGGACATATATAGCCTGTGATACCATAAGGAGTATTTTGGAAAATTACCTAAATTACGACCTATTTTttgttgaaaatataaCTGATGTCGAGGATAAAATCATCCAAAGAGCCTTAAATGAA GGCAAGCCCTTTACTGAGGTTACTTCACACTGGGAAAAAGAATTCTGGAACGATATGCTTTCACTTGGCGTCAG tTTACCAGACTGTATTACAAGAGTTAGTGATTATATGACTGAAATTGTGGATTTTATTAAGAAAATACTAGACAATGGATATGCCTATGTGTCGGACGGAAGTGTCTATTTTGACATTGAATCCTTTAGAAATAGCGGGAAACACGTCTATGCCAAACTCGAACCAACAAGTTTTAACGATTTGAATCGCATTTTGGATGCTGAAGGAACTCTCGGGGAAGTTTCCCTAAATAAGAAATCTAAAAGTGACTTTGCCCTTTGGAAGAAATCAAAAGTTAACGAACCGTCTTGGGAAAGTCCTTGGGGAAGAGGGAGACCAG gaTGGCATATTGAGTGTAGTGCAATGTCGACATGTATTTTTGGTAAAGAGGTTTTTGATATACATTCTGGAGGAATTGACCTTCGATTCCCCCATCATGACAATGAAATAGCTCAATCTGAAGCATATTTTGATACTAATAGGTGGGCGAACTACTTTTTACATTTCGGCCACTTACACATACATGGTTTAAAGATGAGCAAGAGTCTGAAAAACTTTATAACAGTTAAAGAAATGTTaagtaaatataataaaagacAGATCCGCCTGTTGTTTTTAAACTCAAG ATATGACTCTACCTTGAACTTTAATTCTGGTCCTGATGGTATGGACGAACCCATAGCAATTGATGAAACCTTTTTCAACTTTTTTTCAACACTAAATTCAAAATTGTCAAACTTATCACTTGACCAAAAATGGTCCGAAGATGATTTGAATCtcaataatgaatttgagAAACTTAAATCAAAC GTGCATGCAGCTTTCCTGGACAATTTTGACACTCCCAAAGTCCTGTCAAATctatgtaaatttatttcaacCGTAAACACTTTTATGTTTGACCCcaaaaatcaaattaagTATACTCAAGCGCTCTTATTTAAACAGTACCTGTATCGTATCCTTGGG GTGTTAAAACTGGTAGAACCAGGCTGTGAATATGGTGTGGAAAATAAATCCGGGTCATCGGAGAATGAAAAGTCGCTTTTGAACGAATTGGTGGATCTACGTCAGAAG ACGAGAGCATTTGCACAAGCAACtcttaaaaataaagttgATTCTGAAACCACTAAAGAACTCCTGAAACAGTGTGATCGTTTGAGGGACCAAACCCTTCCAAATTTGGGGATAATTCTCGAAGATTGTGATGACGGAAGTAGTGTTGTTAAGTACAAATCCCT tAAGGACCAACAACTTGAGAAGGCTAGGAAGGAATTAAAAAAGGAACAAAGGCTCCAAGATGAG AATGAAAGACTCCAAAGATTATCAATTCCACCTGAAGAATTCATACACAAAACATACCCGAACAAATTTGGAAAACTAGATGAAAATCATCTTCCTTTAGAGTATTCCGACGGTACTCCAATTAGTAAATCCGAGAGAAAGTCCATTGAGAAGGTATTCTACATAGATTATATCCTGTTTAGATTATGGAAAAACACAAGAGGCAATACTATAAAAGGCTGGAGACATAATTTAATGCAGTATACTAATCTAATAAACCTCGgcatatattatatttag